A stretch of DNA from Tribolium castaneum strain GA2 chromosome 7, icTriCast1.1, whole genome shotgun sequence:
TGCTCGTTTAATTTCCCAGTTGTAGGACTTATCGGGTAATTTTTTGCCCGAACCGGTGCTACAACAGTTCGATTCCCCCAACAACGACGATGGTCAGAAAACCAACATTTTGCAAGAGCAAACCGACTTTAATTTGCTCCTGATTGGGACAAGTGAGGGCACCGTGCACGTGCGAGTTTTCGGTTGTTTCCCGTGCGCTTCCCTTGACTTGAAGCAAACTCTCAACTGTCTTTGCTCCATCCAGAACATGCATTTGAACGAGGACCTGAACCGCATGTTTTTCACAGTGCGAGACAACGAAAACAACGTTAAATTGATTTGTTTCGATtcggaaattttcaaaacgcaCACAAACGAACTGTTCGCTTTGGCCCTCAAACACATAAAATTGACCTCACTGGTGACCTATCTCTCCAACACTATTACCACCATCACCGAGTCCTGGGAGAGCATTTTGCTGGAGATGGACAACAAGTTGTCGAAATATGCGAGCAAGGTGCCAGAAGGGGGCGTCACGGctgattttttggatttgctgACGTTTGGAATTTGCTCGGATGAGATGAAGACCTTTCTCATACACGATTTAACGAAGAAAGGGTTGGAGAAGTTCGGGCAGACGATTGAGATGAGTTATTCCAACATTCAGAAGTTGATGCTGAAGTATGTGATGAAGTTTGGGCAGAATGTTACCTATCACTTGGCCGAAATGAGGGGGATGGCAAGACTGGAACACCGCTATAAGGTTGGTACAAGTGTGTGGTGGCTGCCaactcaacaaaaaaattaaaatttaattttgtgtgaACTTGGCAagaaaaaccatcaaaaatgcacaaaaatggaaaaatcacATTTAGTTCGATAATTTCAAAGTCTGAGAAATAGTTAAAAAACAGGCGTATTTTAGACGAAATTTTACGCAACAAGCTACATTGAgtgaaacaaacaaatatcAATCAGGTTTGCTTTGAAACGAATATAGtgtctgattttttaaacgaacAAAATACTATCtggcaaaataaataaatatttagtttaaaatcgAGCAAATACTACGTGAAAAAAGTCCAAAATATTCGGGGAAACCCCTGACGGCTTTAAAACGCCTTTTTCGGCTTTTCGCTCCCACGTTTAGGACGCGTTTCAATTGAAAAGAAGTTATTAGTGTAAAAAATGGTGATTGGGTGATTGTAGGTTTTGGGTTTGGACGCGGCCGCCATTACCGGCGCCATTTCCTCGAACGGCGCCTTCTTGATCAAAGGCAGCGAAATGCAGCAAATCATCAATCACTCCATCATCAATTACAAGGCCTTCTTCCGCTGGCTCTACACGGCAATAATGCACGTTCTGGATGAGCCAATACCGAACGAAATCCCCAAAATGACTCAGCAAGACCTGGCTTACATCAccgaatttttgcaaaactttgaCCACATCAGTCGGAATAACAAACAAAAGGGGTTCATTATGGAGCGGTTGGGGCAATATTTAAGCGATGGCAATTTGACGATCCAACCAGACATGTCCGGGAACGAATGGACTGATTTTTTGGCCCAGAACCAATGCATCGAAAAAAATAGTTCCATTTTGAGGCACTTCAAAGAGATGTCGCTGATACAACAGTACAAGCATTTGAAGCAAAGCGTCGATGCGATTTTCGCGACACCTAGAGAGCAAATTAGTAGGCAGTTCAGTCATTTGAATGACTTCAATTGTTTCCAATTTTGCGGCGATTCGTTACGGACGTCCCAAGTCAACTTAAACAAAGAATCGAttcttttttgttacttgcaGCCGCCTGAGACCGTTCTAGGCCTGCAGGTGTATCTAGACGATGGCAATTGTTTCATAAAGTGTGCGCGTCTGTACTTCCCCCGTGACAATTCCGAGGATAATTATCACGTGATCGATATTAAACTATATTCGAGTGCAGTATTGTCGGTTTTATTGCAAGAAAACACCGTTTCTAAAGCTACAGTTTTAAGTCAGATACCGATAGGTGGCGTTTTGGACAAGTTTGTGGATGGGGGGGAGACAGATCGTGTTTTTAGTGGTGCGGTTAACGTGGTTAGTTTGAACGGTTCGTGTTTGGTTCCGAAGCTGTTTAAGTGTGTGGAGGGGATGGTGGGGGCGGAGTTTGCAGTGTCGGGGAGTCGACGTGTCGGTATCGTATTGGCGGAAAATCGGAGGAAGGTGCGCTTGTATGAAATGGAGGGGGAGGAAGAGGAGGAGGAAGATGCGGAGATGAACAATAGTGGGGTACAAGAATGACTTTATTTACATTCTAAGGACTAAAGTTTCGTATTCGGGACAAGCGATTTCTTCGCCGCCGTATGCTATGTAGCAGACACCATGGCTGGGGTGTATCTGGAAAATAAATGATCAAGGGTTAAAATTTATAAGGGTGAGTTAAGTACTTTGCCAATTGTTTGGGAGCCTTCGTGGTAGGCGCGGCCTATGTAAAGGGGCTCCCCTTCGCTGGTGTGCCCCCCTTGGACCGCCCCTGGTGGCAAGTGGCCGGCGTGCGATTGTACCCACTCGAAGTATTGTTTACATAAAacctgaaaattttaaaaaataaataaattcgttTTCCTTATTAATTAACCTTGCAAGGTggaagaaaaattgttttcttttagtttttgtacagatacaaaaaattaaataacgagattataaaacaaaatataaaaggGCTTTATTTTCccatattcaacaaaaaaaattcatagctcaaaaactaaatgtcgtagagcaaaacggtttgttccaatgaactcagcggctcattttctgaaTTATACCAAcgtttaacgagatctaaagttttaaaattttttgctaaaaattaagatagttGTTTcttatagtggaaaattttattcaaccaaaaaatttataactcgaaaactaaaagtcgtagagcaaaaccgTTTGTTGCAGTGAATTCTGCTGCTTAAATTGCTTAGAATACTAGCCTTTTCACAACACTAGCTTACtcgagaaatttaaaaaaatatatattttaattttaaaattggtggatgcgccgggttatttattaaaaaattcataactcgaaaactaaaagtcgaggagcaatgcggtttgttccattgaattcagcggctcattttctgtattataccaacttttcacgagatctaaaattttcaatttttttgctaaaattaccttcaaagtggtgaaaaaaaattttttttaaactcactccagtaaatttttatggacttttacatgtcttaacaacccacaaaagttgttaaaagtccacaaaaagtccatatgttcgattttttgatgtttgattttttcaattttcgtcgcaaattttgtcgattttcggtacccggaacttttgtcaagcaatagctccggaacttttagagataaccctacgaagtgtattatcgttggaaagctctttatattatctatttttttcaaaaaaaattattgttctccgactaatagttttcgagcaaattggagataaatgcaaaaattagtaaaattttaaaaaattcataactaaaaaactattgggaatttggcaattttctcgatgccaatcgattccccggatcattttgtatAGGTATGgaacaaaatagttccactttctggaatagtttagccgtgaATGagaatttttgctaaaattttctgagtaataataatacactttcttccaaaaacgtgaaaaaaatattttttttacaaacccATTCTAGCAtagttttatggacttttctatgcctttacatccctctggagttgttaaaagtccaaaaaaagtccatatgttcgaaaaaaaaatctcaagaaTATGCATATGCATATAATGGCCGAAAAATAGAACTGTTGCCTGTGACATTTAGTCACAATATTTGTCACTTTTGCGGATAAAAATGcttgttttactttaaaaaaaagttacaaggGGATAAATATCAAATAGAAACACCCAGTATATTACTTGGAAATTTTCAACGAGGTGTTCCTGTCCGTTGTGAGAGACATAGGCGGCGTTTTTGCCGGGAATCACTTTGGCAGGGATCAAGTCACCTTCATGGTAGGCTCTACCAACGTAAATGGGATGCCCATCCCCATCCATGCCCCCTTGGAGGGCCGTCGGTGGCACTGACCCATAGGCGATGGAACTGTCAACCCAACGAAACGCTGGAAGTGAATTTCATAGTAAGTGTTATATTTATTGCTCCGTCTTGGTAATAAAGTCCGGTAAACCCCCCAAACTGGTCCTTACCTTGATTATGAAAACTGGTATTTTGAGATTGAgggtaaaaattttgattcggGGGATATTGAGGGTAATTAAAGGGTGCGGAAAGGGAAAATTCCGGTCTAAAACCATAGCCTCCTACAACCCATTTTCCGAAAACAAGGAAAATCAGAAAAACGGTACTCACCTTCCATTGTGTTAAACTGTTACCAGTTCGCAGAACGCTAATAAATCTCATTATCTTATCATTAATAAATATCACGAGATTTGTTAGAGCTAAAAGAACAACAAACTCTTGAAGTCTAGAaggtttttatttacttataaaacaaataatacgAGGTGCAAACACACAATTAAGGCCGCAGTATCAAAATCTCGTACTCCGTAAATCTCAACTCTTTCCCATCAAACGGAATCAAACAACATTTGTAACTGGGGTGCACCTAAAAacccaaatatttatttttgctccaagtaaacaaaaatagacACCTACTTTACCGACAGTATGCGAGCCCTCATGTTCCACTCTGCCAATATACAGGGGTTCCCCATCGACGGTTCTCCCACCTTCAACTGCCCCTTCGGGGATTTTGTCTTCGGTGGTTTTCACCCAATCGAAACGTTGCTCGCATAAAAcctatcaaaaaattaatttaaattgac
This window harbors:
- the LOC659212 gene encoding uncharacterized protein LOC659212, with product MAELPKSAKNEERLRTHPYRRPFPITLPPESSPHCAFRPIHPLNDGVRKAYYWVDTFTNGGVPSTALWGGEDIDGHQIYVGRAYFKNDWIPAKVIPGRRKAYVAYNGKEYTVDRFQVLCEQRFDWVKTTEDKIPEGAVEGGRTVDGEPLYIGRVEHEGSHTVGKVHPSYKCCLIPFDGKELRFTEYEILILRQFNTMEGGYGFRPEFSLSAPFNYPQYPPNQNFYPQSQNTSFHNQAFRWVDSSIAYGSVPPTALQGGMDGDGHPIYVGRAYHEGDLIPAKVIPGKNAAYVSHNGQEHLVENFQVLCKQYFEWVQSHAGHLPPGAVQGGHTSEGEPLYIGRAYHEGSQTIGKIHPSHGVCYIAYGGEEIACPEYETLVLRM
- the APC4 gene encoding anaphase-promoting complex subunit 4 gives rise to the protein MSTVQAIKQLEERNVASEIVQMVWSDRMDLVALANIKGEVALHRLTWTKAWSLSAPKDGLKVTSIAWRPDGKIIAIAYSSGQILLVKVENKSVLHTIDIKGEVSCLNWLQDRTVKGKLPSVDEDSKQNQYMKHIDLSGNFLPEPVLQQFDSPNNDDGQKTNILQEQTDFNLLLIGTSEGTVHVRVFGCFPCASLDLKQTLNCLCSIQNMHLNEDLNRMFFTVRDNENNVKLICFDSEIFKTHTNELFALALKHIKLTSLVTYLSNTITTITESWESILLEMDNKLSKYASKVPEGGVTADFLDLLTFGICSDEMKTFLIHDLTKKGLEKFGQTIEMSYSNIQKLMLKYVMKFGQNVTYHLAEMRGMARLEHRYKVLGLDAAAITGAISSNGAFLIKGSEMQQIINHSIINYKAFFRWLYTAIMHVLDEPIPNEIPKMTQQDLAYITEFLQNFDHISRNNKQKGFIMERLGQYLSDGNLTIQPDMSGNEWTDFLAQNQCIEKNSSILRHFKEMSLIQQYKHLKQSVDAIFATPREQISRQFSHLNDFNCFQFCGDSLRTSQVNLNKESILFCYLQPPETVLGLQVYLDDGNCFIKCARLYFPRDNSEDNYHVIDIKLYSSAVLSVLLQENTVSKATVLSQIPIGGVLDKFVDGGETDRVFSGAVNVVSLNGSCLVPKLFKCVEGMVGAEFAVSGSRRVGIVLAENRRKVRLYEMEGEEEEEEDAEMNNSGVQE